In the Clostridium beijerinckii genome, one interval contains:
- a CDS encoding peroxiredoxin: MESLTLEEGMKAPDFTLVGSDKKEHKLSDYLNKKVILYFYPKDNTPGCSQEAQDFKNGLDDFEMKNAVILGISRDSLASHDKFIAKYELPFILLSDEKEEVCNLYGVLKEKNMFGKKSIGIERSTFVIDENGIISKIYRKVKVTGHIEQLKCSIQ, encoded by the coding sequence ATGGAAAGTTTAACTTTAGAAGAAGGAATGAAAGCTCCTGATTTCACATTAGTAGGATCTGATAAAAAAGAACATAAATTAAGTGATTATTTAAATAAAAAAGTCATCTTGTACTTTTACCCTAAAGATAATACTCCTGGCTGCTCACAAGAAGCACAAGATTTTAAAAATGGTTTGGATGATTTTGAAATGAAAAATGCTGTTATTTTAGGTATAAGCAGAGATTCTCTAGCGTCTCATGATAAATTTATTGCAAAATATGAATTGCCCTTCATTCTTCTTTCAGATGAAAAAGAGGAGGTATGTAATCTCTACGGCGTATTAAAGGAAAAAAATATGTTTGGGAAGAAATCCATAGGTATTGAAAGAAGTACATTCGTAATAGATGAAAATGGGATTATATCAAAGATTTATAGGAAAGTTAAAGTTACAGGACATATAGAACAATTAAAATGTTCTATACAATAA
- a CDS encoding O-acetylhomoserine aminocarboxypropyltransferase/cysteine synthase family protein encodes MSNQERKLKFETLQLHVGQEQPDSATDSRAVPIYQTTSYVFKNSAHAAARFGLADAGNIYGRLTNSTQDVFEKRVAALEGGVAALAVASGAAAITYALQNITKAGDHIVAEKTIYGGSYNLLAHTFPTNGVTTTFVDPSDLSNFENAIQDNTKAILIESLGNPNSNILDVKALAEIAHKHKIPLIVDNTFGTPYLFRPIEHGADIVVHSATKFIGGHGTSLGGVIVDSGKFDWIGSGKFPQLSEADPSYHGIKFAEAVGAAAYVTRIRAILLRDTGACISPFNAFILLQGLETLSLRVERHVENALKVVEFLKNHPKVESVNHPSLPESADNALYKKYFPKGAGSIFTFEIKGGAKEAQEFIDKLQIFSLLANVADVKSLVIHPASTTHSQMNETELAESGIKPNTIRLSIGTEHIDDIIYDLSQAFES; translated from the coding sequence ATGAGTAATCAAGAAAGAAAATTAAAATTTGAAACACTTCAACTTCATGTAGGGCAAGAACAACCTGATTCAGCAACAGATTCTAGAGCAGTACCAATTTACCAAACAACTTCATATGTATTTAAAAATTCTGCACATGCAGCAGCAAGATTTGGATTAGCTGATGCTGGAAATATATATGGTCGTTTAACAAATTCAACACAAGATGTTTTTGAAAAACGTGTTGCAGCTTTGGAAGGCGGAGTAGCAGCTCTTGCGGTAGCATCTGGAGCAGCAGCAATAACATATGCATTGCAAAATATAACTAAAGCTGGTGATCACATAGTTGCAGAAAAAACTATATATGGAGGATCTTATAATTTGTTAGCACATACGTTTCCTACAAACGGTGTTACAACAACATTTGTAGATCCATCTGACCTATCAAATTTTGAAAATGCAATTCAAGATAATACTAAAGCAATTTTAATTGAATCACTTGGAAATCCGAACTCAAATATTTTAGATGTTAAAGCATTAGCAGAAATTGCACATAAGCATAAAATACCACTAATAGTGGACAATACATTTGGAACACCATACTTATTTAGACCGATTGAACATGGGGCAGATATAGTTGTTCATTCGGCAACTAAATTTATTGGTGGACATGGTACATCACTAGGTGGAGTTATTGTGGACTCAGGAAAGTTTGACTGGATAGGTTCAGGAAAGTTCCCACAATTATCAGAAGCAGATCCAAGCTATCATGGAATTAAGTTCGCAGAAGCAGTTGGGGCTGCCGCATATGTGACAAGAATTCGTGCTATTTTATTAAGAGATACGGGTGCATGCATAAGTCCATTTAATGCATTTATATTATTACAAGGTTTAGAAACTCTTTCACTTAGAGTTGAACGTCATGTTGAGAATGCTTTAAAAGTTGTAGAATTTTTAAAGAATCATCCAAAGGTTGAAAGTGTTAATCATCCATCGCTACCAGAGAGCGCTGATAATGCTTTATATAAAAAATATTTTCCTAAGGGAGCAGGTTCTATATTCACATTCGAAATTAAAGGTGGAGCAAAGGAAGCACAGGAATTTATTGATAAACTACAAATATTCTCACTACTTGCAAATGTAGCTGATGTTAAATCATTAGTAATTCACCCAGCGAGTACAACACATTCTCAAATGAATGAAACTGAACTAGCAGAGTCAGGAATTAAACCAAATACAATCCGTCTTTCAATAGGAACAGAACATATTGATGATATAATTTATGACTTATCTCAAGCATTTGAAAGTTAG
- a CDS encoding response regulator transcription factor → MNNTHTYKLIVVEDEHLIRQNIIKKINSLSIPFELVGEASNGEIAIPLIEQQCPSLVITDIRMPQYDGLELIKYLYKNHPHIKTMVLSGYNDFKYAQTALKYGVKDFLLKPVKIEELSTALQSILVMLESESKEFSSFSIDHHSLKPESLSQLLENYLLNNYASVTSITEISEKFGFTSEYISKIFKKYTGVTPIKYITRIRINEAKQLLINQPDLEIKKVGELIGYKDAFYFSRVFKSNVGVYPSDYRIKHLNYN, encoded by the coding sequence ATGAACAATACACACACCTATAAACTTATTGTTGTTGAAGATGAACATCTTATAAGACAGAATATAATAAAAAAAATTAATTCTTTATCTATTCCTTTTGAATTAGTAGGTGAAGCTAGCAATGGAGAAATTGCCATTCCTCTCATAGAACAGCAATGTCCATCTCTAGTTATTACTGATATAAGAATGCCTCAATACGATGGATTAGAATTAATTAAATATCTCTACAAAAATCATCCTCATATAAAGACTATGGTATTAAGTGGATACAATGATTTTAAATATGCTCAGACTGCATTAAAATATGGTGTAAAAGATTTTTTATTAAAACCAGTAAAAATAGAAGAACTTAGCACTGCTTTACAAAGCATTCTTGTTATGCTTGAGTCCGAAAGTAAAGAATTCTCTTCATTTTCAATTGATCACCACAGTCTAAAGCCTGAAAGCCTAAGCCAGTTACTTGAAAATTACTTGCTTAATAACTATGCCTCTGTGACATCAATAACCGAAATTTCTGAGAAATTTGGATTTACAAGTGAATATATAAGTAAGATTTTTAAGAAATATACCGGAGTAACTCCGATAAAATATATCACTAGAATTCGCATTAATGAAGCCAAACAGCTTTTAATTAATCAGCCTGACTTGGAAATAAAAAAGGTTGGTGAATTGATTGGTTATAAAGATGCCTTCTATTTTAGCAGAGTATTTAAATCTAATGTAGGTGTGTATCCTAGCGACTATAGAATAAAACATTTAAATTATAACTAA
- a CDS encoding cache domain-containing sensor histidine kinase: MNYKLRYSQKTYLFSIYGLLVALLLLLFFLCFYYFYSDNIYQTAKTKSETISASIHKSVSTELNNMSTISMNIVYSNAIKKNFTSFTHNNTDTINLEHFTQSRENVLAIYDIITAIIGPFQSASQVNLYTQNGICIGSGFFQGVINVDLNTVPWYKDTLDKNGEKNIFLTDKLSYSPTKIENMSNHHYLSLSRVFFNRNNEPEGIVEVVQDCNTIFSLISELKQKNPSTSFYIYNEHNELVYPYSSAPEDNINYTNTIQEHNLSPSVGYFINIDSKHDVLMSYQKVDSYNWTIIAVEPKEVVFRSLHSFKEGFIIIAIISIIFTLFLCFIISSRLTQPLSTLTNSTKMVTIDRVLNENETLLVPINSNILEISELYQSFCDMYEKLRDSSHEILLLKSEETRAKLQATQSLINPHFLYNSLTNISIMAEEDMNSEIINICHALCDYFRYITTCDETAVHLSLEISYTEKYIECMKMRYGSDFIYTSNIHESTKNILIPKLIIQPIVENAFKYGFSSSPPWILDIKSSITNDQKWLIYIEDNGGCLSDQDKEKLLSNLYNLNRTKELKSLRIGGMGLKNVYLRLQLLYGTEAIFSIDNSQKNRTIFIIGGPVHLNKEDFYEQYTHL, encoded by the coding sequence ATGAATTATAAATTACGTTATTCTCAAAAGACATACTTATTTTCTATTTATGGGTTGCTAGTAGCCTTATTATTGCTTTTATTCTTTCTTTGTTTTTATTACTTTTATAGTGATAATATTTACCAAACAGCCAAAACCAAATCTGAAACTATCAGTGCCTCTATTCATAAATCAGTATCAACCGAATTAAATAATATGTCCACAATATCCATGAATATTGTCTACTCGAATGCTATAAAAAAGAATTTTACTAGTTTTACACATAATAACACAGATACAATAAATCTCGAACATTTTACTCAATCTAGAGAAAACGTTTTAGCTATATATGATATTATTACTGCTATAATCGGTCCCTTTCAATCAGCCAGTCAAGTTAATCTTTATACACAAAATGGAATATGTATAGGATCAGGTTTCTTTCAAGGAGTAATAAATGTAGATTTGAATACGGTACCATGGTATAAGGATACATTAGATAAAAATGGTGAAAAAAATATTTTTCTTACTGATAAATTATCATACTCTCCTACTAAAATTGAAAATATGTCAAACCATCATTATCTTTCACTTTCACGTGTATTCTTTAATCGAAATAATGAACCAGAAGGTATTGTTGAAGTAGTACAAGATTGCAACACTATATTCTCTCTAATTTCAGAATTAAAGCAAAAAAATCCTTCAACATCATTCTATATATATAATGAACATAATGAGTTAGTTTACCCCTATTCATCTGCCCCAGAAGATAATATAAATTATACTAATACTATACAAGAACACAATTTAAGTCCATCAGTTGGGTATTTTATTAATATAGATAGTAAGCATGATGTCCTGATGTCGTATCAAAAAGTCGATTCATATAATTGGACAATCATTGCCGTTGAACCTAAGGAAGTTGTTTTCAGATCATTGCACTCCTTTAAAGAAGGTTTTATTATTATAGCTATAATTTCAATCATTTTTACACTATTTTTATGTTTTATAATTTCAAGTAGATTAACTCAACCTTTAAGTACTTTAACTAATTCTACAAAGATGGTCACTATAGACAGAGTATTAAATGAAAATGAAACTCTATTAGTTCCAATTAATAGTAATATACTTGAAATTTCCGAGCTCTATCAATCGTTTTGTGATATGTATGAAAAATTAAGAGATTCTTCTCATGAAATTTTATTATTAAAATCAGAAGAAACTCGTGCAAAACTACAAGCGACCCAATCTCTTATTAATCCACACTTTTTATATAATAGTTTAACAAATATAAGTATCATGGCTGAAGAAGATATGAATAGCGAAATAATTAATATATGTCATGCATTGTGTGATTATTTCCGTTATATTACAACATGCGATGAAACTGCTGTTCATTTATCTTTAGAAATATCATATACGGAAAAATATATTGAATGTATGAAAATGCGATATGGAAGTGATTTTATTTATACTTCAAATATTCATGAATCAACAAAGAACATTTTAATTCCTAAACTAATAATACAACCTATAGTAGAAAATGCTTTTAAATATGGCTTTAGCTCCTCACCACCTTGGATTTTAGATATCAAATCTTCTATAACAAATGATCAAAAGTGGCTTATATATATCGAAGATAATGGTGGTTGTTTAAGTGATCAAGATAAAGAGAAATTATTATCTAATCTCTATAATTTAAACAGAACTAAAGAACTAAAATCATTAAGGATTGGCGGAATGGGACTTAAAAATGTATATCTAAGATTACAACTTTTATATGGTACTGAAGCTATATTTTCAATTGATAATTCTCAAAAAAATAGAACAATTTTTATAATCGGTGGACCCGTACATCTAAATAAGGAGGATTTTTATGAACAATACACACACCTATAA
- a CDS encoding ABC transporter substrate-binding protein — protein sequence MSKRLLKLVSAVCMTALIGSAFVGCGSSNGDGSKSASGSGDSVTLTFGSHQSGLPTSGVVQDLAKDFEKETGIKIDFQISPDAQWRDLLKVKLDSGEAPDIFCADADPLNLVTRVNPEKYVLDVSSEEWVKRMDPNVLPSISYNSKVYGITFPGKKMYFYVYNKEIFEKLGLKIPTNYQEFKNVCQKIKDSGVTPIYEGTQNGWHQVLPLFETGAMYQQKHPDLYNKLNKNEVDLDSIPELQTIINELKECADLGFYGDNYLSNSVENAKEAMAKGKAAMFIAESAWRNEVKSDFPDFDVNKLGIFAMPWGDNQTIGVNPASNAYFINKNGKHVEEAKKFFDFLAKPENLQKRLDGQPGLSELCWPEVKSKYSKEDQAYIDSLQKGMVMQAGVKYIDSQWMDIGKDLEAMYSGSSTPKQVLETIMNRRTEQAKLQKDPDWDK from the coding sequence ATGAGTAAACGTTTATTAAAATTAGTTAGTGCGGTTTGTATGACAGCACTGATAGGGAGTGCTTTTGTAGGGTGTGGAAGCAGCAATGGAGATGGAAGTAAAAGTGCATCGGGAAGTGGAGATTCAGTTACATTAACATTTGGATCTCATCAATCAGGTCTTCCAACATCTGGAGTTGTACAGGATTTGGCAAAAGATTTTGAAAAAGAAACAGGAATTAAAATTGATTTTCAAATTTCTCCGGATGCTCAATGGCGTGATTTACTTAAAGTAAAGTTGGATTCTGGTGAAGCACCAGATATTTTCTGCGCGGATGCTGATCCTTTAAATCTAGTAACAAGAGTTAATCCTGAAAAATACGTATTAGATGTATCAAGTGAAGAATGGGTAAAGAGAATGGACCCAAATGTTCTTCCTTCAATCTCATACAATAGCAAAGTTTATGGTATCACTTTTCCAGGTAAAAAAATGTATTTCTATGTTTACAATAAAGAGATATTTGAAAAATTAGGCTTGAAAATACCAACTAATTATCAAGAATTCAAAAATGTATGTCAAAAAATAAAAGATTCAGGAGTTACTCCAATTTATGAAGGAACTCAAAATGGATGGCATCAAGTACTTCCATTATTTGAAACAGGAGCAATGTATCAACAAAAGCATCCAGACTTATACAATAAGCTTAATAAAAATGAAGTTGATTTAGATTCTATACCTGAATTACAAACTATAATCAATGAATTAAAAGAATGTGCTGATTTAGGTTTTTATGGAGATAATTACTTAAGTAATTCAGTAGAAAATGCAAAAGAAGCAATGGCAAAAGGAAAAGCTGCAATGTTTATAGCAGAATCAGCATGGAGAAATGAAGTGAAATCGGATTTTCCTGATTTTGACGTTAATAAGTTAGGTATATTTGCAATGCCTTGGGGAGATAACCAAACAATTGGTGTGAATCCTGCAAGTAATGCATATTTTATAAATAAAAATGGAAAGCATGTAGAAGAAGCAAAGAAATTCTTTGATTTCCTAGCAAAACCTGAGAACTTACAAAAACGTTTAGATGGACAACCAGGATTATCAGAATTATGCTGGCCTGAAGTAAAATCAAAATATTCAAAAGAGGACCAAGCATACATTGATTCATTGCAAAAAGGAATGGTTATGCAAGCTGGCGTTAAATATATTGACAGCCAATGGATGGATATTGGAAAAGACTTAGAGGCTATGTATAGTGGTTCATCAACTCCAAAGCAAGTATTAGAAACAATTATGAATAGAAGAACAGAACAAGCTAAATTACAAAAAGATCCTGATTGGGATAAATAA
- a CDS encoding carbohydrate ABC transporter permease — translation MDRKKLYPWYFTSGALLIFFLLCFLPGIIGILYSFTDWNNFTDKINFIGFKNYAEVLKGKPEYRAYLWNTVLFTTVTTIMKTVVGLALALLLTQKFIKLKNFHRMVIFSPQVMSYLVVGLVFKSMLHPDTGFVNNFLKSVGMDFLAMNWLTDLKIVFATVMSVDTWKGMGYIMVVIIAGLMSISPDYYEAANIDGANFWQKFRLITLPLLKPIIINATILNVTYGFRVFDMIYSLTNGGPGNATGVINTAVYKEFSKGNYAMGTTLSSILFFALLLLVYFIIKSMENKEVDA, via the coding sequence ATGGACAGAAAAAAATTATATCCGTGGTACTTTACAAGCGGGGCTCTATTAATCTTTTTCTTACTTTGTTTTTTACCAGGAATTATAGGTATATTATATTCATTCACAGATTGGAATAATTTCACTGATAAGATCAATTTTATAGGATTCAAAAATTATGCTGAAGTATTGAAAGGTAAGCCAGAATACCGTGCATATTTGTGGAATACAGTATTATTTACTACAGTTACAACAATCATGAAAACGGTAGTTGGTCTAGCTTTAGCCCTATTATTAACACAAAAATTTATCAAACTAAAAAACTTTCATAGAATGGTTATATTTTCTCCTCAAGTAATGTCTTACTTAGTAGTGGGACTTGTTTTCAAAAGTATGCTACATCCAGATACAGGATTCGTAAATAATTTTCTTAAATCTGTAGGGATGGATTTCTTGGCTATGAATTGGCTGACTGATTTAAAAATTGTTTTTGCAACTGTCATGTCTGTAGATACTTGGAAGGGTATGGGGTACATAATGGTTGTAATTATTGCAGGATTGATGTCTATTTCTCCTGATTATTATGAAGCAGCAAATATTGATGGTGCTAATTTTTGGCAAAAGTTTCGATTAATAACCTTGCCATTATTAAAACCAATTATTATAAATGCAACTATATTAAATGTAACATATGGATTTAGAGTATTTGATATGATTTATTCATTAACTAACGGTGGACCAGGTAATGCAACAGGTGTAATTAATACTGCAGTTTATAAGGAGTTCTCTAAAGGAAATTATGCAATGGGTACTACATTATCAAGTATATTATTCTTTGCATTATTACTATTAGTATATTTCATTATAAAATCTATGGAAAATAAGGAGGTAGATGCATAA
- a CDS encoding carbohydrate ABC transporter permease: MVTLKKSIGSVIANIVTIFISLLVLIPMVVLFLNSFKSQGESNKMSLSLPKEWIFANYKTVIEQGKLVSSFLNSLLYATCSVLIIVIVVAAAAFVIARNRKGINNFIYYFILSGIAIPINNVALMKVLQALNLVNTRLGIILVYAAINIPLSLFLSYGFISTIPREIDEAAVIDGCGPIRLFIKIILPLLKPIISTLFVLNFMAVWNDFTMPLYYLNNSAKWPMTLAVYNFFGAFENSWNLVSADIILTLLPVLIIFILGQKYIVGGVSAGSVKG; the protein is encoded by the coding sequence ATGGTAACTTTAAAGAAGTCAATTGGAAGCGTAATCGCAAATATAGTAACAATTTTTATAAGCTTATTAGTACTAATACCAATGGTAGTTTTATTTCTTAATTCTTTTAAGAGTCAAGGTGAATCAAATAAGATGTCGCTGTCTCTGCCTAAAGAATGGATATTTGCAAACTATAAAACAGTAATCGAACAGGGAAAATTGGTCTCATCGTTTTTAAACAGCCTTTTATATGCTACTTGTAGTGTTTTAATAATTGTAATTGTAGTAGCAGCAGCGGCGTTTGTTATTGCAAGAAATCGTAAAGGTATTAATAATTTTATATATTACTTTATCCTTTCAGGTATAGCGATACCAATTAACAATGTTGCATTAATGAAAGTTTTGCAGGCATTAAATCTTGTAAATACTAGATTAGGGATTATTCTTGTTTATGCAGCAATAAACATTCCTCTTAGCTTATTTTTATCATATGGGTTTATTTCAACAATACCTAGAGAGATTGATGAAGCCGCTGTTATTGATGGATGTGGACCAATTAGATTATTTATAAAAATAATACTTCCATTATTAAAACCGATTATTTCGACTTTATTTGTTTTGAATTTTATGGCTGTTTGGAATGACTTTACAATGCCTTTATATTATTTAAATAATTCTGCAAAATGGCCAATGACATTAGCGGTTTATAATTTCTTTGGAGCATTTGAAAATTCATGGAATTTAGTTAGTGCAGATATAATACTAACATTGCTACCTGTATTAATTATATTTATATTAGGGCAAAAATATATTGTTGGTGGTGTTTCAGCAGGGTCTGTAAAAGGCTAA
- the yicI gene encoding alpha-xylosidase, which produces MKFSNGCWLDKPGYQIFSPQEVYSTKIEEDVVTLYAPCNKINQRGDTLKGPVITYKISSPMENVIRVRAYHFMGQRKKSPNFEIYKDEKVNSLIEENEKNIIFKSGDLKAVIDKDVFQMSFYRGDKKLTSSMPRGLSYVNTAEERVFMKVPEEGVFMKEELQLSVGELVYGLGERFTPLVKNGQSIDIWNEDGGTSTEQSYKNIPFYMTNKGYGVFVNHPERVSFEVGSEKVTKVQFSVPGEYLDYFIIGGESMKEVVENYTTLTGKPALPPAWSFGLWLTTSFTTNYDEETVNSFVDGMADRDLPLRVFHFDCFWMKDFNWCNFEWDSRVFPDPKGMLTRLKKKGLKICVWINPYIAQESKLFNEGMEHGYFIKKPNGDVWQWDLWQPAMGIVDFTNPDACKWYSDKLKELIDMGVDCFKTDFGERIPTEVEYFDGSDPYKMHNYYTQIYNKVVFETLKENLGDDEAAVFARSATVGGQKFPVHWGGDCEANYESMAESLRGGLSLCMSGFGFWSHDIGGFESTATADVYKRWVAFGLLSSHSRLHGSSSYRVPWLYDEEACDVVRFFTKLKCRIMPYLYNIANDASKRGIPAMRAMMLEFQDDLACNYLDKQYMLGDSILVAPIFNEEGEANYYLPEGMWTNFISGKKYKGGRWIRERHDYLSVPMMVKENSLIAVGNENSKPDYNYRDNVSIFAYELKENKKTTTSVVDMKGNKVLEVEVTKNEKSIIIESIGTEGEWSLVLKKLSNIENVDNGVLIHQGEDTIIKFTDGNCKCNCKIEFSM; this is translated from the coding sequence ATGAAATTTAGCAATGGATGCTGGCTGGACAAGCCAGGATATCAGATATTTAGCCCTCAAGAAGTTTATAGTACTAAAATAGAAGAGGATGTTGTAACTCTTTATGCACCATGTAATAAGATAAACCAACGAGGAGATACATTAAAGGGGCCAGTTATAACATATAAAATCTCTTCGCCAATGGAAAATGTAATAAGAGTTAGAGCATATCATTTTATGGGACAACGAAAAAAGTCTCCAAACTTTGAAATTTATAAAGATGAGAAGGTTAATAGTTTAATAGAAGAAAATGAAAAAAATATAATATTTAAATCAGGAGATCTTAAAGCTGTAATAGATAAAGATGTATTTCAAATGAGCTTTTATAGAGGAGATAAAAAGCTAACGTCTAGTATGCCAAGAGGACTATCATATGTTAATACTGCTGAAGAAAGAGTCTTTATGAAGGTTCCAGAAGAAGGAGTCTTCATGAAGGAAGAATTACAATTATCCGTAGGGGAATTGGTTTATGGACTTGGAGAAAGGTTTACCCCTCTAGTAAAGAATGGCCAAAGCATAGATATATGGAATGAAGATGGAGGAACAAGTACAGAGCAGTCATATAAAAACATACCATTTTATATGACTAATAAAGGATATGGAGTATTTGTAAATCATCCTGAAAGGGTATCTTTTGAAGTTGGTTCAGAAAAAGTCACTAAAGTTCAATTTAGCGTTCCAGGAGAATATCTAGATTACTTTATAATTGGTGGAGAATCAATGAAAGAAGTAGTTGAAAATTATACAACACTAACAGGTAAACCAGCACTTCCACCAGCATGGTCATTTGGATTATGGTTAACAACATCTTTCACTACAAATTATGATGAAGAAACGGTTAATAGTTTTGTTGATGGCATGGCAGATAGAGATCTGCCACTTAGAGTATTTCATTTCGATTGCTTTTGGATGAAAGATTTTAATTGGTGTAATTTTGAATGGGATAGCAGAGTATTCCCAGATCCAAAGGGAATGCTTACAAGATTAAAGAAAAAAGGATTAAAAATATGTGTCTGGATAAATCCATATATTGCTCAAGAATCAAAGTTATTTAATGAAGGTATGGAACACGGATATTTCATAAAGAAACCTAATGGTGATGTGTGGCAATGGGATTTATGGCAGCCTGCAATGGGGATTGTAGATTTTACAAATCCAGATGCATGCAAATGGTATTCAGATAAGCTTAAAGAATTAATTGATATGGGAGTAGACTGCTTTAAGACTGATTTTGGTGAACGTATACCAACAGAGGTTGAGTATTTCGATGGATCAGATCCATATAAAATGCACAATTATTATACCCAAATATATAATAAGGTAGTATTTGAGACTTTAAAAGAAAATTTAGGAGACGATGAGGCAGCAGTATTTGCAAGATCAGCTACTGTTGGAGGACAAAAATTCCCAGTACATTGGGGAGGAGACTGTGAAGCGAATTATGAATCAATGGCAGAAAGTTTAAGAGGTGGATTATCTCTTTGCATGTCGGGCTTTGGATTCTGGAGCCACGATATAGGAGGTTTTGAAAGTACTGCAACAGCTGATGTATATAAGAGATGGGTTGCCTTTGGATTATTATCTTCTCATAGTAGGTTACATGGAAGCAGTTCGTATAGAGTACCATGGCTTTATGATGAAGAAGCTTGTGATGTGGTTAGATTTTTTACTAAACTTAAGTGTAGAATAATGCCATATTTATATAACATAGCTAATGATGCATCAAAAAGAGGTATACCAGCTATGAGAGCTATGATGTTAGAATTCCAAGATGATCTAGCTTGTAATTACTTGGATAAACAATATATGCTTGGAGATTCTATCTTAGTTGCACCCATATTTAATGAAGAGGGAGAAGCAAATTATTATTTACCAGAAGGAATGTGGACTAACTTCATAAGTGGAAAGAAATATAAGGGTGGAAGATGGATCAGAGAAAGACATGATTACTTAAGTGTACCTATGATGGTTAAAGAAAATAGTTTAATTGCTGTTGGAAATGAAAATTCTAAGCCGGACTACAATTATAGAGATAATGTATCAATTTTTGCCTATGAATTAAAAGAAAATAAGAAAACAACTACAAGTGTCGTAGACATGAAAGGCAACAAAGTTCTTGAAGTGGAAGTCACAAAAAATGAAAAAAGTATTATTATTGAATCTATAGGTACTGAAGGAGAATGGTCTTTAGTACTCAAGAAACTTTCTAATATAGAAAATGTTGATAATGGAGTACTTATTCATCAAGGAGAGGATACAATAATTAAATTTACAGATGGAAATTGCAAATGTAATTGTAAAATAGAGTTTAGCATGTAA